Proteins from a single region of Macaca fascicularis isolate 582-1 chromosome 5, T2T-MFA8v1.1:
- the TRIML1 gene encoding probable E3 ubiquitin-protein ligase TRIML1, with the protein MSSLEKMSTADLMENLREELTCFICLDYFSSPVTTECGHSFCLVCLLRSWEEHNTPLSCPECWRTLEGPHFQPNERLGRLASIARQLRSQVLQSEDEQSSYGRMPAAAKALSDDEQGGSVFAVQSHGVNRVHLSSEAEEHHREKLQEILNLLCIRRKEAQAVLTHEKERVKLCQEETKTCKQVVVSEYMKMHQFLKEEEQLQLQLLEQEERENMRKLRNNEIKLTQQIRGLSKMIGQMESSSQSSALESLEEVRGALERSEPLLLQCPEATTTELSLCRITGMKEMLRKFSTEITLDPATANAYLVLSEDLKSVKYGGSRQQLPDNPERFDQSATVLGAQIFTSGRHYWEVEVGNKTEWEVGICKDSVSRKGNLPKPPGDLFSLIGLKIGDDYSLWVSSPLKGQHVREPVCKVGVFLDYESGHIAFYNGTDESLIYSFPPASFQEALRPIFSPCLPNEGTNTDPLTICSLNSHV; encoded by the exons ATGTCCAGCCTCGAGAAAATGTCTACAGCAGATTTGATGGAGAATCTCAGGGAAGAACTCACCTGTTTCATCTGCTTGGACTATTTTAGCAGCCCAGTGACCACCGAGTGTGGGCACAGCTTTTGTCTGGTGTGTCTCCTCCGGAGCTGGGAGGAACATAACACACCTTTATCTTGTCCTGAGTGCTGGAGGACCTTGGAGGGCCCGCATTTCCAGCCGAACGAGCGTCTGGGGAGGCTGGCCAGCATCGCCAGGCAGCTCCGGTCCCAGGTGCTGCAGAGCGAGGATGAGCAGAGCAGCTACGGGAGGATGCCCGCTGCTGCCAAGGCGCTCTCCGATGACGAGCAGGGTGGAAGCGTCTTCGCAGTCCAGAGCCATGGTGTAAACAGAGTGCACCTCTCCAGCGAGGCTGAGGAGCATCACAGG GAGAAACTTCAGGAAATCCTGAATCTTTTGTGTATAAGGAGAAAGGAAGCTCAGGCTGTACTAACCCACGAGAAGGAGAGAGTGAAACTGTGCCAG GAAGAAACAAAGACTTGCAAACAGGTTGTTGTGTCAGAATACATGAAAATGCACCAGTTCCTGAAGGAAGAGGAGCAGCTGCAACTCCAGCTACTagaacaggaagagagagagaacatgaggaaactgaggaacaacGAGATCAAATTGACCCAGCAAATCAGAGGCCTGAGCAAAATGATCGGACAGATGGAGTCCTCCAGTCAAAGCTCGGCTTTAGAATCTCTTGAG GAAGTGAGAGGAGCCCTGGAAAG GAGCGAGCCACTCTTGCTTCAGTGTCCAGAGGCCACCACCACAGAGCTGAGTCTGTGCCGCATCACGGGAATGAAGGAAATGCTAAGAAAATTCAGCA CGGAGATAACGCTGGACCCAGCCACAGCCAATGCCTATCTCGTGCTGTCCGAGGATCTGAAGAGTGTGAAATACGGGGGAAGCAGACAGCAGCTACCCGACAACCCGGAAAGATTTGACCAGTCTGCGACCGTGCTGGGCGCTCAGATCTTCACCAGTGGGAGACActactgggaggtggaggtgggaaacAAGACGGAGTGGGAAGTGGGCATCTGCAAGGACTCGGTGAGCCGAAAGGGGAACCTCCCCAAGCCGCCTGGGGACCTGTTCTCACTGATCGGTTTAAAAATCGGAGACGATTACAGCCTCTGGGTCTCGTCCCCTCTGAAGGGTCAGCACGTCAGAGAGCCTGTGTGTAAGGTTGGTGTCTTCCTGGACTATGAGTCTGGACATATAGCATTCTACAACGGGACGGATGAGTCCCTCATCTACAGCTTCCCGCCGGCTTCTTTCCAAGAGGCTCTCAGGCCAATCTTTTCCCCCTGCCTCCCAAATGAGGGGACAAACACAGACCCTCTCACCATCTGCTCACTCAACAGCCACGTCTGA